In Phragmites australis chromosome 16, lpPhrAust1.1, whole genome shotgun sequence, one DNA window encodes the following:
- the LOC133895589 gene encoding protein FEZ-like, which translates to MERNDIDMDKSDEILMPGFRFHPTDEELVSFYLKRKIQQKHISIELIRPLDIYKYDPWDLPKLASTGEKEWYFYCPRDRKYRNSVRPNRVTAAGFWKATGTDRPIYSTEGTKCIGLKKSLVFYKGRAARGMKTDWMMHEFRLPSLTDPSIPKLPIDKTIPLNDSWTICRIFKKTSSMAQRALSHTWGPPFPGATEAEMFSALQSVQASDFALESSSCSLQVAPPATASQFTSRHGLQSQQQQQKVNNPSLEGSSCKLINFTCSPSLEPQNCPIIYPFEAQTSQKTAGAVPLFFSAQPDHQLSGFVVDSSADVNGGIGTTGKPGNSFGMNNSEWEAVGRINFPFDLGTDSSEEWRCNILWESFLSPAAVQTELPR; encoded by the exons ATGGAGAGAAATGATATCGATATGGACAAGTCAGATGAGATCCTCATGCCCGGTTTCCGGTTTCATCCGACCGATGAAGAACTTGTTAGTTTCTACCTCAAGAGGAAGATCCAGCAAAAGCATATCTCCATTGAGCTCATCAGGCCGCTGGACATCTACAAGTATGATCCATGGGATCTCCCAA AGCTTGCGAGCACCGGTGAGAAAGAGTGGTACTTCTACTGCCCAAGGGACCGGAAATACCGCAACAGCGTGAGACCGAACAGAGTCACAGCAGCTGGATTCTGGAAGGCCACAGGGACAGACAGGCCAATCTACTCCACTGAGGGCACCAAGTGCATAGGCCTGAAGAAGTCTCTTGTCTTCTACAAAGGAAGAGCAGCAAGAGGGATGAAAACTGACTGGATGATGCATGAGTTCAGGCTCCCTTCGCTCACCGACCCCTCGATTCCCAAGCTACCGATCGACAAGACCATTCCACTCAAC GACTCATGGACTATCTGTAGGATCTTCAAGAAGACCAGTTCCATGGCGCAGAGGGCGTTGTCGCACACCTGGGGGCCTCCATTCCCTGGGGCAACTGAGGCAGAGATGTTCTCTGCGTTGCAGTCAGTACAAGCTTCAGACTTTGCTCTGGAGAGCTCCTCTTGCTCACTGCAAGTTGCACCACCTGCAACTGCAAGTCAGTTCACCAGCAGACATGGCTTGCAaagtcagcagcagcagcagaaggtGAACAACCCATCTCTAGAGGGCTCTTCATGCAAGCTCATAAACTTCACCTGCAGCCCATCTCTGGAACCCCAGAACTGCCCAATCATCTACCCTTTCGAAGCGCAAACATCGCAGAAGACCGCAGGCGCCGTACCGCTTTTTTTCAGCGCGCAGCCTGATCATCAGCTCAGTGGATTCGTAGTCGATTCTTCTGCAGATGTCAATGGAGGCATCGGTACCACAGGAAAGCCTGGTAACAGCTTCGGCATGAACAACAGTGAGTGGGAAGCTGTGGGGAGGATCAACTTCCCTTTCGATCTCGGTACGGATTCTTCGGAGGAGTGGAGGTGCAACATACTTTGGGAGTCCTTCCTGAGCCCAGCTGCTGTCCAGACTGAGCTGCCACGTTAG
- the LOC133895588 gene encoding large ribosomal subunit protein eL34-like: MVQRLTYRKRHSYATRSNQIRVVKTPGGRLVYQYTNKRANGPKCPVTGKKIQGIPHLRPAEYKRSRLSRNRRTVNRPYGGVLSGTAVRERIIRAFLVEEQKIVKKVLKIQKTKDKTAAK, translated from the exons aTGGTGCAGCGCCTGACTTACCGGAAGCGTCACAGCTATGCGACCAGGTCCAACCAGATCCGGGTCGTCAAGACCCCAG GTGGTAGGCTCGTTTACCAGTACACCAACAAGAGGGCGAACGGGCCCAAGTGCCCCGTGACCGGAAAGAAGATCCAGGGG ATTCCACACTTGAGGCCTGCTGAGTACAAGAGGTCCAGGTTGTCTAGGAACCGCAGGACTGTGAACCGTCCTTATGGTGGAGTGCTCTCTGGAACTGCAGTCAGGGAGAG GATCATCCGTGCTTTCCTGGTTGAAGAGCAGAAGATTGTCAAGAAGGTCCTGAAAATACAGAAAACCAAGGACAAGACAGCCGCAAAGTAG